One Psychrobacillus glaciei genomic region harbors:
- a CDS encoding glycosyltransferase family 4 protein: MNIIFLTLSDINSIYDSNIYTDLLKEFKNHGHSIYIVSPCERKNKKTTYVIEEDICKILKVKVGNIQKTNIIEKGISTVLLETNYKTAIKKYLKYKRFDLILYSTPPITLASTIEYLKKRDNAKTYLLLKDIFPQNAVDLGMLNKNGLKRVLYDYFRFKEKKLYEISDSIGCMSQANVDFIVKHNHNISPEIIEVCPNSIAPLVIDKDEKKIKEIKDKYKIPSDKTVFIYGGNLGKPQGINFLIDCLKANKTNEQAYFIIAGSGTEYNKLKTFLDIEKPVNAQLFKQLPKKDYEVLVNSCDVGLIFLDKRFTIPNFPSRLLSYMQASMPVLAATDVNTDIGQIIEQGEFGYWCESSDVRQFNQKVLQLCNRDLRNQMGINAKRYLEENYTTKHSYEIIMDHFK; the protein is encoded by the coding sequence AAGAATCATGGACACAGTATATATATTGTAAGTCCATGTGAGCGCAAAAACAAAAAAACAACGTATGTAATAGAAGAAGATATATGTAAAATATTGAAGGTAAAAGTAGGGAATATACAAAAGACAAACATTATTGAAAAAGGTATATCTACAGTTTTGCTAGAAACTAATTATAAGACTGCGATAAAAAAATATTTGAAATACAAACGATTTGATTTAATTCTTTATTCTACTCCACCGATCACATTAGCAAGTACAATTGAATATCTTAAAAAACGTGATAACGCTAAAACATATCTTTTGTTAAAAGATATCTTTCCACAAAACGCAGTGGATTTAGGTATGTTAAATAAAAATGGGTTAAAACGTGTTCTCTATGATTATTTTAGATTTAAAGAGAAAAAGTTGTATGAAATATCTGATTCCATTGGATGTATGTCACAAGCGAATGTAGATTTTATTGTTAAACATAACCATAATATTTCACCTGAAATTATAGAAGTTTGTCCTAATAGTATAGCTCCTTTAGTGATAGATAAAGATGAAAAAAAGATAAAAGAGATCAAAGATAAATATAAAATCCCAAGTGATAAAACTGTTTTTATTTATGGAGGAAATCTTGGGAAACCACAAGGAATTAACTTTTTGATTGATTGTTTGAAGGCAAATAAAACGAATGAACAGGCTTACTTTATTATTGCGGGTTCAGGGACAGAATATAATAAACTTAAGACTTTTTTAGATATTGAAAAACCTGTAAATGCACAGTTGTTTAAACAATTACCAAAAAAAGATTATGAAGTATTAGTGAATTCATGTGATGTAGGTTTAATATTTCTTGATAAGCGATTTACAATACCGAATTTTCCGTCAAGGCTTCTTTCATATATGCAGGCTTCTATGCCAGTCTTAGCAGCAACAGATGTAAACACTGATATTGGACAGATTATTGAACAAGGTGAATTCGGCTATTGGTGTGAAAGCAGTGATGTTAGGCAATTCAATCAAAAAGTACTGCAGTTATGTAATAGAGATTTAAGAAATCAAATGGGTATAAATGCTAAACGGTATTTAGAAGAGAATTATACTACAAAGCACTCGTATGAAATAATAATGGACCATTTCAAGTAA
- a CDS encoding polysaccharide biosynthesis protein has translation MFKDKTLLITGGTGSFGNAVMERFLHTGIKEIRIFSRDEKKQDDMRKLYNNDKLKFYLGDVRDLASVRYAMNDVDYVFHAAALKQVPSCEFFPMEAVKTNVIGTENVLNASIEYGVKKVICLSTDKAAYPINAMGISKAMMEKVFVAKAKTVSPDKTLICGTRYGNVMASRGSVIPLFVEQLKAGKPLTVTDPEMTRFLMSLEEAVELVLFAFENANAGDIMVQKSPASTIADLAQALKEIFSVENEVKIIGTRHGEKLYETLLTREENVVAHDLEGFYRVPADNRDLNYDKYFEEGDEKLSSDEEYNSHNTYRLTIEQIKDKLLQLPYIQTELKRWAN, from the coding sequence ATGTTTAAGGATAAAACCTTGTTGATAACTGGTGGTACAGGTTCTTTTGGGAATGCTGTGATGGAGCGTTTCTTACATACAGGTATAAAAGAAATACGTATTTTTTCTCGAGATGAAAAGAAACAAGATGATATGCGTAAACTTTATAATAATGACAAGTTAAAATTTTATCTTGGAGACGTTAGGGATTTAGCAAGTGTAAGATATGCTATGAATGATGTAGATTACGTATTTCATGCTGCTGCACTAAAGCAAGTACCATCATGTGAATTCTTCCCAATGGAAGCAGTTAAAACAAATGTTATTGGCACAGAAAATGTATTAAATGCATCCATTGAATACGGAGTGAAAAAAGTTATTTGTTTATCTACTGATAAAGCTGCATACCCAATAAATGCAATGGGTATATCGAAAGCTATGATGGAAAAGGTTTTTGTAGCAAAAGCAAAGACTGTGTCACCAGATAAAACATTAATTTGCGGAACGAGATACGGGAATGTCATGGCTTCTCGCGGATCAGTTATTCCACTTTTTGTTGAACAGTTGAAAGCGGGAAAACCTCTTACTGTAACTGATCCAGAAATGACTCGTTTTTTAATGAGTTTAGAAGAAGCTGTTGAACTTGTATTATTTGCATTTGAAAATGCGAATGCAGGTGATATTATGGTTCAAAAATCTCCTGCTTCTACAATTGCGGACTTGGCACAAGCGTTGAAAGAAATATTTAGCGTGGAGAATGAAGTTAAGATTATTGGAACAAGACATGGTGAAAAACTCTATGAAACGTTGTTAACTAGAGAGGAAAATGTTGTTGCTCATGACTTAGAAGGGTTTTATAGAGTTCCAGCAGATAATCGAGATTTAAATTATGATAAGTATTTTGAAGAGGGTGATGAAAAACTCTCTTCTGACGAAGAATATAATTCTCATAATACATATCGTCTAACAATTGAACAAATAAAAGATAAACTACTGCAACTTCCTTATATACAAACTGAATTGAAAAGGTGGGCTAACTAG
- a CDS encoding polysaccharide biosynthesis C-terminal domain-containing protein, producing the protein MKVLVTGAAGFVGRNLVAELKNRGYTNLFLYTREHSSEDLERFTKECDFVFHLAGVNRPKNESEFMEDNYEFTSKLLSLLKKHNNASPILVTSSIQAEFDNPYGTSKKAGEDLIFQYSEETGVDVLVYRLPNVFGKWSKPNYNTVVATYCYNVSRNFDIHVNNTEAKLSLCYIDDVIKEFIKALEGTPNKHQTYCFVETIYAIKLGDLANRIQSFKETRTNLSILDMEDALTKKLYSTYLSFLPKDQFSYDLKMNCDERGSFTEFIRTPERGQVSVNVSKPGITKGNHWHHTKNEKFLVVSGEGLIRFRKLEAEEIIEYRVNGEKLQVVDIPTGYTHSIVNVGECDLITIMWVNECFDPEKPDTYFLEV; encoded by the coding sequence GTGAAAGTTCTTGTTACTGGAGCAGCAGGTTTTGTGGGACGAAATTTAGTAGCTGAATTAAAGAATAGGGGCTATACTAATTTATTTTTGTATACTAGAGAACATTCTTCAGAAGACTTAGAGCGATTTACAAAGGAATGTGATTTTGTATTTCACTTGGCAGGGGTAAATAGACCAAAAAATGAAAGTGAATTCATGGAAGATAACTATGAGTTTACTTCCAAGTTATTAAGTTTGTTAAAGAAACATAATAATGCTTCGCCCATACTTGTTACATCTTCCATACAAGCCGAGTTTGACAATCCTTATGGTACTAGTAAAAAAGCTGGAGAAGATTTGATATTTCAATATAGTGAAGAGACTGGTGTAGATGTCCTTGTATATAGATTACCTAATGTATTCGGGAAATGGAGTAAACCAAACTATAATACTGTAGTTGCTACATACTGCTACAATGTTTCCAGGAATTTTGATATACATGTAAACAACACTGAGGCAAAATTATCGTTATGTTATATTGATGATGTGATAAAAGAATTTATTAAGGCACTTGAAGGAACTCCAAATAAACATCAGACCTATTGTTTTGTAGAAACAATATATGCAATTAAATTGGGGGATCTAGCAAATCGTATCCAAAGTTTTAAAGAAACTAGAACCAATTTAAGTATTCTAGATATGGAGGATGCATTAACTAAAAAACTGTATAGTACATATTTAAGCTTTTTACCAAAGGATCAATTTTCTTATGATCTAAAGATGAACTGTGATGAAAGAGGATCATTTACAGAATTTATTAGAACACCTGAAAGAGGTCAAGTTTCTGTTAATGTATCAAAACCTGGTATTACAAAAGGTAACCATTGGCATCATACTAAAAACGAAAAATTCTTAGTTGTTAGTGGTGAAGGTTTGATTCGGTTTAGAAAATTAGAAGCTGAAGAGATTATCGAATATAGAGTAAATGGAGAAAAATTACAGGTAGTAGATATTCCTACCGGATACACACATTCGATCGTAAATGTTGGAGAATGTGATCTTATAACAATTATGTGGGTAAATGAATGTTTTGATCCAGAAAAACCTGATACATACTTCTTGGAGGTTTAG
- the wecB gene encoding non-hydrolyzing UDP-N-acetylglucosamine 2-epimerase codes for MKKLKIMTVVGTRPEIIRLSAVINRLEESSAIEHILVHTGQNYDYELNEVFFNDFNLRKPDYFLNAATGTAIETVGNILIKIDPILEEVQPEAFLVLGDTNSCLCAIAAKRKQIPIFHMEAGNRCFDQRVPEETNRKIVDHTADINLTYSDIAREYLLREGLPADRIIKTGSPMFEVLNSRKADIEKSDVIERLSLEEGKYFVVSAHREENINSETNFIDLVESLNAVAERYNIPIIVSTHPRTQNMINAKGIEFNPLVKTMKPLGFNDYVKLQMKAKAVLSDSGTISEESSILGLKALNIREAHERPEAMEEASVAMVGLKAERILQGLTILETQEKDTLRLVADYSIPNVSEKVLRIILSYTDYVNKKVWGSNI; via the coding sequence ATGAAAAAGTTAAAAATCATGACAGTTGTAGGAACTCGTCCTGAAATTATCAGATTATCAGCAGTAATAAATAGATTAGAAGAATCAAGTGCAATTGAACATATATTAGTCCATACCGGACAAAATTATGATTATGAATTAAATGAAGTATTCTTTAATGATTTTAATTTAAGGAAACCTGATTATTTTTTGAATGCTGCTACTGGAACAGCAATTGAGACGGTAGGGAATATTCTTATTAAAATTGATCCTATACTAGAGGAAGTACAGCCTGAGGCATTTTTAGTCTTAGGAGACACGAATAGTTGTTTATGTGCAATTGCTGCGAAGAGAAAACAAATCCCAATATTTCATATGGAAGCTGGGAATAGATGTTTTGACCAAAGGGTACCTGAAGAAACGAATAGGAAAATTGTTGACCATACGGCTGACATTAATTTAACTTATAGTGATATTGCTAGAGAATATTTGTTAAGAGAAGGATTACCAGCTGATCGAATTATTAAGACAGGGAGTCCAATGTTTGAAGTTCTTAACTCTAGAAAAGCTGATATTGAAAAATCGGATGTGATAGAAAGATTAAGTCTTGAAGAAGGAAAGTATTTTGTAGTATCTGCACATAGAGAGGAAAATATTAATTCGGAAACCAATTTTATTGATTTAGTGGAGAGTTTAAATGCTGTTGCAGAGAGATATAATATACCGATAATTGTAAGTACGCACCCTAGAACACAAAATATGATAAATGCTAAAGGTATAGAGTTTAATCCATTGGTGAAGACTATGAAACCTTTAGGATTTAATGATTATGTTAAACTTCAAATGAAAGCTAAAGCTGTTCTTAGCGATAGTGGAACGATTAGTGAAGAATCTTCTATACTTGGACTTAAGGCTTTAAATATCAGAGAAGCACACGAAAGGCCAGAAGCCATGGAAGAGGCTTCTGTCGCAATGGTTGGTTTAAAAGCAGAACGTATTTTGCAAGGGCTAACGATTTTAGAAACACAAGAGAAAGATACACTGCGTTTAGTAGCAGACTACTCAATTCCGAATGTGTCGGAGAAGGTGTTAAGAATTATTTTATCTTATACTGATTATGTGAACAAAAAAGTTTGGGGTAGTAATATATGA
- a CDS encoding glycosyltransferase produces MRIVVNAAAASSGGALTILKSFYGSVIQNYSKEVEWIFLVSDNYIEEQENVKTLVLKDIKKSWLNRLKFDFIVGKKLVNELRPDLIFSLQNTKIYGVKTEQIIYLHQPIPYQNIKKFSFFKKEERILAIYQKVIGKLIDSSLLNSKLIIVQTQWMRNAVNEKLKINIDKILVYPPDTTILTKKISGNFQNNLFFYPASKIIYKNHQIIYKAVEILNSKGYSDFKVFLTIEDNLRHPNISFIGNLKHEKVIDYFTYSTLIFPSYIETFGLPLKEAKDVGTIILASDTSFSQEILEGYENAHFFGFNNANELANLMEKVIIKEINLQEFTNVTEKKESNNSWQEIIKLLHNTAK; encoded by the coding sequence ATGAGAATAGTAGTAAATGCAGCTGCAGCATCTTCAGGAGGAGCATTAACTATACTTAAGTCTTTTTATGGTAGTGTAATTCAAAACTATTCTAAAGAAGTTGAATGGATATTCTTAGTTAGTGATAACTATATAGAAGAACAAGAGAATGTTAAAACATTAGTATTAAAAGATATAAAGAAAAGTTGGTTAAATAGATTGAAGTTTGATTTTATAGTTGGAAAAAAATTGGTAAATGAATTGAGGCCAGATTTAATATTTTCATTGCAAAATACTAAAATCTACGGGGTCAAAACTGAGCAAATAATTTATTTACATCAACCAATACCCTATCAAAATATAAAAAAATTTAGTTTTTTTAAAAAAGAGGAAAGAATTTTAGCTATTTATCAGAAAGTAATTGGTAAGTTAATTGATTCTTCACTTTTAAATTCTAAATTAATAATTGTACAGACACAATGGATGAGAAATGCGGTTAATGAAAAATTAAAAATAAATATAGATAAAATTTTAGTTTATCCGCCAGATACTACTATTTTAACTAAAAAAATCTCTGGAAATTTCCAAAATAACTTATTTTTTTATCCAGCGTCAAAAATTATATATAAAAACCATCAGATTATTTATAAGGCTGTCGAAATTTTAAATAGTAAGGGGTACTCAGACTTTAAAGTTTTTTTAACCATAGAAGATAATTTAAGACATCCGAATATATCTTTTATTGGGAATTTGAAACATGAAAAGGTAATTGATTATTTTACTTATTCTACACTGATTTTTCCATCATATATTGAAACATTTGGGTTACCTTTAAAAGAGGCAAAAGATGTAGGGACAATTATTTTAGCTAGTGACACTTCATTTTCACAGGAAATATTAGAAGGTTATGAAAATGCGCACTTTTTTGGATTTAATAATGCTAATGAACTAGCAAACTTAATGGAGAAGGTAATTATTAAAGAAATAAATTTACAAGAATTTACTAATGTTACAGAAAAAAAAGAATCAAACAATAGCTGGCAAGAAATTATTAAGTTATTACATAATACTGCCAAATGA
- a CDS encoding glycosyltransferase family 4 protein: MEDSMKVIVVHPAQQHSFKTAEAFKEHGILDKYITTVYLKNNSLTLKILKFLKGDNLKRAKSRKSNLLEDSEIVQFGELYNLLILFLSRIEKKSYISNIIKKIMLNRFNSKVFKYIKKHNINVVISYDTLSLSLYKKLDHHLPQVIKVLDMSAPSINYMNLLLKDDIKKYDGDSNFLRKEIESKKYNKDIIDSEEEIFRADYFLVASHFTKKSLLYNQINEKKIHKAKYGIDINNYNRRSKNKPDEIVFSFVGRVTQNKGAWYFIDAVRALNEILPIIYPNIKVRFLIAGHYNKKDTNIINAPNNCEFLGHLTRDKMYDFYSQTDILIFPSISDGFGLSVLESLASGIPVICATTAGISEEIRDYYNGFIISPHKHNEILEKMIWFIENSHKIKEMSLNSMKTAQKLTWDKYNSSIGSFIEILKERLNEK; this comes from the coding sequence ATGGAAGATAGTATGAAAGTAATAGTAGTTCATCCTGCTCAACAGCATTCATTTAAAACCGCTGAAGCATTCAAAGAACACGGTATTTTGGATAAATATATAACTACAGTATATTTAAAGAATAATTCTCTTACTTTAAAAATCTTAAAGTTTTTAAAAGGAGATAATTTAAAGAGAGCTAAAAGTAGAAAGTCAAATTTATTAGAAGATAGTGAGATTGTACAATTCGGAGAGTTGTATAATTTATTAATATTATTTTTAAGTAGAATAGAAAAAAAAAGTTATATTTCAAATATAATTAAAAAAATTATGCTTAATCGATTTAACTCAAAAGTTTTTAAATATATAAAAAAACATAATATTAATGTTGTCATATCTTATGATACGCTATCCCTTTCATTATATAAAAAGTTAGATCACCATTTACCCCAAGTAATAAAGGTACTGGATATGTCTGCACCAAGTATAAACTATATGAATTTATTATTAAAAGATGATATAAAAAAATATGATGGGGACTCAAATTTTTTAAGAAAAGAAATTGAATCTAAAAAATATAACAAAGATATAATTGATTCCGAAGAAGAAATATTTAGAGCAGATTATTTTTTAGTAGCATCGCATTTTACTAAAAAATCCTTATTATATAACCAAATTAATGAAAAAAAAATTCATAAAGCTAAGTATGGAATAGATATTAATAATTATAATAGAAGATCAAAAAATAAACCTGATGAAATAGTATTTTCTTTTGTTGGCAGAGTGACACAAAATAAAGGCGCATGGTATTTTATTGATGCTGTAAGAGCTTTAAATGAAATATTGCCTATAATATATCCGAACATTAAAGTTAGATTTTTAATAGCGGGTCACTATAATAAAAAAGATACAAATATAATTAATGCCCCTAATAATTGTGAATTTCTCGGACATTTAACTAGAGATAAAATGTATGATTTTTATTCCCAAACAGACATTTTAATTTTCCCCTCAATTTCAGATGGATTTGGATTATCAGTTTTAGAATCATTAGCATCAGGCATTCCTGTAATTTGTGCAACAACTGCTGGAATAAGTGAAGAAATAAGGGATTATTATAATGGTTTTATTATATCGCCTCACAAACATAACGAGATTTTAGAAAAAATGATTTGGTTTATTGAAAATAGTCATAAAATCAAGGAAATGTCTCTTAATTCTATGAAAACAGCTCAGAAATTAACATGGGATAAATACAATTCTTCAATAGGAAGCTTTATTGAAATATTAAAGGAAAGATTAAATGAAAAATAA
- a CDS encoding polysaccharide pyruvyl transferase family protein, giving the protein MKCGIITFHRAHNYGGILQAYALSNVIKKMGVECEIIDYRCEFIEKLYQPYSLRNLPSAKMFASIVLRNGAFKKDTKVFQDFRSDYLPLSLKAYNNSVQLKELNKEYDVFITGSDQVWSYFTGGFDSAYFLSFVDDVSKKNAYAASFGVSTIPESFVIEYKERLRDFNTITLRETQGKDIIENLLGEKHPVVLDPTLLLDYKDWSILISNNYKYTNTKYLLVYLIAESKETLDLARKIAKEHDLVIFYISNRIYKKRDMINMSEVSVNDWLDLFYNASFIVTNSFHGVAFSINFKKQFFMQLLPGNAKVNSRLENILKKFRLENRQINNIEKIELIPNIDYEEVEVILESERNKSKKYLKKIINIV; this is encoded by the coding sequence ATGAAATGTGGAATTATTACTTTTCATAGGGCGCATAATTATGGTGGGATATTACAAGCGTATGCATTATCTAATGTTATAAAAAAAATGGGGGTAGAATGTGAAATAATTGACTATCGGTGTGAATTTATAGAAAAATTATATCAACCATATTCACTAAGAAACTTACCATCAGCTAAAATGTTTGCATCAATTGTTTTAAGAAACGGTGCATTTAAAAAAGATACAAAAGTATTTCAAGATTTTAGAAGCGACTATTTACCTTTAAGTTTGAAAGCATATAATAACAGTGTCCAGTTGAAAGAGTTAAATAAGGAATATGATGTTTTTATTACAGGTAGCGATCAGGTTTGGAGCTACTTTACAGGTGGATTTGATAGTGCGTATTTTTTGAGTTTTGTAGATGATGTTTCAAAAAAAAATGCTTATGCTGCTAGTTTTGGAGTAAGTACAATACCAGAATCATTTGTAATTGAGTATAAAGAACGGTTACGTGATTTCAATACTATCACTTTAAGAGAAACACAGGGAAAAGATATTATAGAAAATTTATTAGGGGAAAAGCATCCAGTAGTATTAGACCCAACACTTTTATTGGATTATAAAGATTGGTCCATTTTAATCAGCAATAATTACAAATATACAAATACAAAATATCTTTTAGTATATTTAATAGCAGAATCAAAAGAGACGTTAGACTTAGCGAGAAAAATTGCTAAAGAACATGACTTAGTGATTTTTTATATCTCAAATAGAATATATAAAAAAAGAGATATGATCAATATGTCTGAAGTATCAGTAAATGATTGGCTTGATTTGTTTTATAATGCTAGTTTTATTGTAACAAATTCATTTCATGGAGTTGCGTTTTCTATAAACTTTAAAAAACAATTTTTTATGCAGTTATTACCTGGTAATGCTAAAGTTAATTCTAGGCTGGAAAATATTTTGAAAAAATTCAGACTTGAAAACAGACAAATAAATAATATAGAAAAAATTGAACTTATTCCAAATATTGACTATGAAGAGGTTGAAGTTATACTAGAAAGTGAAAGAAATAAATCAAAGAAATATTTAAAAAAAATTATTAATATAGTATGA
- a CDS encoding lipopolysaccharide biosynthesis protein codes for MKLLKSLYSNKIFKSILILLSGTILSQIIVLAASPLLTRLFSPEDIGTLTVFTTLLVFITIIMTFKYELAIVIPKSKREAISVFNLTIIIVIMMTILLTVTLIIGKDFFISVLKLDELKSIYLILPLTAFLLGISNILNFWFVRSESYQTISKSKLIQSTVTSSSQIVGGLLNLGTKSLIFGYLIGQFAVTLFYLRKFNKDIKSSYFFSKKGIKKVAIKYNDLPKYNATQSLVNSFSSNFIIILFSISFSSAVVGYYAMAIRLVQFPIAVITSSVKDVFFKELTKVFNSNIKRYHMYLLKYTLTLIVIAIVPFVIIYLYAPDIFSFALGAEWAVAGEYSKFLSFWLLCAFVNTPAMLTIQLFKMQKYLLIYEIVLLIVRISIIYFASMNLEPIFVIIIYSIIGAMFNLSLIAIVYTYIKKYVKKLDV; via the coding sequence ATGAAATTGCTAAAATCACTTTATAGTAATAAGATTTTTAAATCAATTTTAATTCTTTTATCAGGCACAATTTTAAGTCAAATTATTGTGTTAGCAGCTTCTCCATTGTTAACTAGATTATTTAGTCCTGAAGATATTGGTACTTTAACAGTATTTACAACTTTGTTGGTATTTATCACTATTATCATGACTTTTAAATACGAATTAGCTATTGTAATACCAAAATCTAAAAGAGAAGCTATATCTGTCTTTAATCTTACGATAATAATTGTAATAATGATGACTATATTACTAACTGTTACCCTGATTATTGGGAAGGACTTTTTTATCAGTGTTCTAAAACTAGATGAATTAAAGAGCATTTACTTAATACTGCCTCTAACCGCGTTTTTACTAGGAATATCAAACATTCTTAATTTTTGGTTTGTTAGAAGTGAATCTTATCAAACTATTTCCAAATCTAAATTAATACAAAGTACTGTAACGTCATCTTCTCAAATTGTGGGTGGACTTCTAAATCTGGGTACTAAGTCTTTAATATTTGGATATTTAATAGGTCAGTTTGCTGTCACACTGTTTTATTTACGGAAATTCAATAAAGATATAAAATCTAGTTATTTTTTTAGTAAGAAGGGGATCAAAAAAGTTGCTATAAAATATAATGATTTACCTAAATATAATGCAACTCAATCTCTTGTTAACTCTTTCTCAAGTAATTTTATAATAATTTTATTTTCAATATCTTTTAGTTCGGCGGTTGTAGGATACTATGCAATGGCCATAAGATTAGTCCAATTTCCAATTGCTGTAATCACTTCTTCTGTAAAGGATGTCTTTTTCAAAGAGTTGACAAAAGTTTTTAATAGTAATATTAAAAGATATCATATGTATTTATTGAAATATACTTTAACTTTAATAGTAATAGCCATAGTCCCTTTTGTAATTATCTACTTGTATGCTCCAGACATATTTAGCTTTGCACTAGGTGCTGAATGGGCAGTAGCAGGAGAATATTCAAAGTTTTTAAGTTTTTGGTTACTATGTGCATTTGTAAATACTCCGGCAATGCTAACAATTCAACTATTTAAAATGCAAAAATATTTATTAATTTATGAAATAGTCTTATTGATTGTCAGAATATCTATTATCTATTTTGCATCCATGAATTTAGAGCCGATATTCGTTATTATTATCTATAGTATAATAGGAGCTATGTTTAACTTAAGTTTAATAGCTATTGTTTACACATATATAAAAAAGTATGTTAAAAAGCTAGATGTGTAA
- a CDS encoding DegT/DnrJ/EryC1/StrS family aminotransferase, giving the protein MEFRDLKTQYQKYKQEIDSAIQKVVNDANFIGGNEVKELEEQLADYVGVKHCISCANGTEAMTLIMMSWGIKEGDAVFIPDFTFFSTGEIVSFKGATPVFVDVDRETFNIDTIQLEEAIIKTIEEGKLTPKVIIPVDLFGLPANYPEIERIAKKYNLLVLEDGAQGFGGNINGKRACSFGDAATTSFFPAKPLGCYGDGGAIFTNDDKLAELLKSLKVHGKGENKYDNVRIGVNSRLDTIQAAVLKVKLKAFINHEVEDVNRVYNLYNVRLNGIVETPSIPEGYYSSFAQYTIKLKNNDQRDGLQAKLKEEGIPSMVYYVKPMHKQDAFAYLEFNDQDFETTNNLCDIVLSLPMHPYLSEEDVDKVCDAIKEFMF; this is encoded by the coding sequence ATGGAATTCAGAGATTTAAAGACTCAATACCAGAAATATAAACAAGAAATTGACTCTGCTATACAAAAAGTTGTTAATGATGCCAATTTCATTGGTGGTAACGAAGTAAAAGAGCTAGAAGAACAATTAGCAGATTATGTTGGGGTAAAACACTGTATTTCCTGTGCAAATGGAACGGAAGCAATGACTTTAATAATGATGTCTTGGGGAATCAAAGAAGGAGATGCAGTATTTATACCAGATTTCACCTTCTTTTCAACTGGAGAGATTGTTTCCTTTAAAGGTGCAACTCCAGTTTTTGTAGATGTAGATAGAGAAACATTTAATATAGATACAATTCAATTAGAAGAAGCAATTATTAAGACGATTGAAGAAGGAAAGTTGACTCCAAAGGTTATTATTCCTGTTGATTTATTTGGTCTACCGGCAAATTATCCTGAAATAGAGAGAATTGCTAAGAAGTATAATTTACTAGTCTTAGAGGACGGTGCCCAAGGATTTGGTGGTAATATTAATGGGAAAAGAGCATGTAGTTTTGGAGACGCAGCAACTACTTCTTTCTTTCCAGCTAAACCTCTAGGTTGTTATGGAGATGGCGGGGCCATTTTTACTAATGATGATAAATTAGCGGAATTACTCAAGTCTTTAAAAGTTCACGGAAAAGGCGAGAATAAGTACGATAATGTTCGAATTGGTGTTAACTCAAGATTAGATACTATTCAAGCAGCGGTATTAAAAGTAAAACTAAAAGCATTTATCAATCATGAAGTAGAAGATGTAAACCGAGTGTATAACTTATATAATGTAAGATTAAATGGAATTGTTGAAACTCCAAGCATACCAGAGGGATATTACTCAAGTTTTGCCCAGTACACTATTAAGCTAAAGAATAATGATCAGCGAGATGGTCTTCAAGCAAAATTAAAAGAAGAAGGTATTCCTAGTATGGTTTATTATGTTAAGCCAATGCACAAACAAGATGCTTTTGCTTATTTGGAATTTAATGATCAAGACTTTGAAACTACTAATAACCTTTGTGATATAGTGCTTTCTTTACCGATGCATCCATATTTGAGTGAAGAGGATGTGGATAAAGTTTGTGATGCGATTAAAGAGTTTATGTTTTAA